The genomic segment GTGAATCTACCGTGCTGGATAAACTCGCTCGCGCATTTAACCTAGCGGAACCTCTGGCTGCTCTCATTCGCGAAGGCCTACCAATATTAGCCACCTGCGCCGGATTAATTTATCTGGCCAAGCATGTGGACAACCCAGCTAGAGGCCAGTGCACGCTTGAGACACTCGATGCGACGGTGCGTCGAAACGCATTCGGAACTCAACGCGCATCCTTCGACACCACCGTCGATGTGGGGTGGGGCAGTGCTGTATTTACGGGAGTACAAGCATCTTTTATCCGAGCCCCCATCGTCACTGAGGTTGGGTCTGCGGTGCAAGCGATCGCTGTTCTCAAGAGCGGGGAAGTCGTGGGCGTGCGCCAGGACAATATCATCGCGCTGTCTTTCCACCCAGAAGAAACCGGCGATTATCGCATCCACCAAGCCTGGCTCAATCTTATAAAGAACCATGCTGAACAGGTGATTTGATGTTTTCGGATGCGCTCTGTATAGTTTCTACTCGTTGCACAGAGCGCGAAAGCAATCAATGCAATAGATTAGATGGTTTATCAATCATCGCGTCGCGGGGTGGAGCAGCTCGGTAGCTCGCTGGGCTCATAACCCAGAGGTCGTAGGTTCGAATCCTGCCCCCGCTACTAAGTTCAAAAATCCCCCTCAACTTCGGTTGGCGGGGATTTTTGCGTTTCTAGGTTTGCGTATGCTGGGAGTACTTGTCGGCAGTGCTAATCGTGGGGAAGGAAACGATGGATAAAACTAAGCTCTATCGTTCTGTCGATAACTCTAATATCGTTGGAGTATGTGCCGGGGTGGC from the Corynebacterium crudilactis genome contains:
- a CDS encoding PspC domain-containing protein, yielding MDKTKLYRSVDNSNIVGVCAGVAKYYDLKKEQK
- the pdxT gene encoding pyridoxal 5'-phosphate synthase glutaminase subunit PdxT — translated: MIGVLALQGGVDEHLIALETLGAQARKVRVPRDLEGLDGIVIPGGESTVLDKLARAFNLAEPLAALIREGLPILATCAGLIYLAKHVDNPARGQCTLETLDATVRRNAFGTQRASFDTTVDVGWGSAVFTGVQASFIRAPIVTEVGSAVQAIAVLKSGEVVGVRQDNIIALSFHPEETGDYRIHQAWLNLIKNHAEQVI